A single region of the Thermodesulfobacteriota bacterium genome encodes:
- the flgL gene encoding flagellar hook-associated protein FlgL — MRITMNNIYGSIINNLDKLADDMHTLNETISSGRKYTTPSDDPVSLIGALEIRSIIDETKQYERNVTYGILWTDSAEIALRQTDEIISRAREIAVQMANATQNEATRASAAIEVGHLIEQMVALGNSQVAGEYIFSGQKTNIAPFTYDSVAGTVTYNGDENDINIRVGRNNSATINKNGKDAFMDDDETSNLFTYLIDLKEALEGNDGSGIQDSLGSLSDAADYINEKVADFGAKYNKLDMKKYIYAELELSNTERLSDIEDTDLAEAILNLQTKEVAYQAALTAASKVMQLSLVDFLR, encoded by the coding sequence ATGCGTATAACTATGAATAATATCTATGGTTCGATAATCAACAATCTGGATAAATTAGCCGATGATATGCATACATTAAATGAGACCATCTCCTCCGGCAGGAAATATACTACGCCTTCCGATGATCCGGTGAGTTTGATCGGCGCCCTGGAAATACGGTCTATAATTGATGAAACAAAACAGTACGAGCGTAACGTCACCTATGGCATATTATGGACAGACAGTGCAGAGATTGCCTTGAGACAAACGGATGAGATCATATCCCGGGCCCGGGAGATAGCCGTTCAGATGGCTAATGCTACGCAGAACGAGGCTACACGAGCTTCAGCGGCAATAGAAGTCGGGCATCTGATTGAACAGATGGTGGCCCTGGGAAATTCCCAGGTAGCCGGGGAGTATATCTTTAGCGGACAGAAGACAAATATAGCTCCCTTTACCTATGATTCGGTAGCGGGTACGGTTACCTACAATGGCGACGAGAACGACATAAACATCCGGGTAGGCCGCAACAACAGCGCGACCATCAATAAAAACGGCAAAGACGCCTTTATGGACGATGATGAAACATCCAACCTTTTTACCTATCTTATTGACTTAAAGGAGGCTCTGGAGGGCAACGACGGGAGCGGGATTCAGGACAGTCTCGGCAGCTTAAGCGATGCCGCTGATTATATCAATGAGAAGGTAGCCGATTTTGGAGCGAAATATAATAAATTGGATATGAAAAAATATATATACGCCGAGTTGGAATTAAGCAACACGGAAAGATTGTCCGATATAGAAGATACAGATTTAGCAGAGGCCATATTGAATCTGCAGACCAAGGAGGTTGCCTATCAGGCGGCCCTGACTGCGGCCTCAAAGGTTATGCAACTCAGTCTTGTCGACTTTTTACGATAA
- a CDS encoding DVU0524 family FlgM-associated protein, with translation MTITNYHIQNVIRAYGQQISRTHNLNKVQRTEEQEQLDRISISAEAKKRQVIKDIASEVIDKLTHKQNWSGFEREILNKLSQEYGRPLDIQKEETGSNIIFKVIDEKDREVVKCLSFEDSEYLQKRLFELTELVVQENMA, from the coding sequence ATGACTATAACCAACTACCATATTCAAAATGTAATAAGGGCCTACGGCCAGCAAATTAGTCGTACCCACAATCTGAACAAGGTCCAGCGAACTGAGGAACAGGAACAGTTAGACCGTATCTCTATATCTGCAGAAGCCAAAAAACGGCAGGTCATTAAAGACATAGCGTCTGAAGTGATTGACAAGCTTACCCATAAGCAGAATTGGAGTGGTTTTGAACGTGAAATCCTGAACAAGTTGAGCCAGGAATACGGCCGGCCGCTGGATATCCAGAAAGAGGAGACCGGATCAAATATTATTTTTAAAGTAATTGACGAGAAAGACCGAGAAGTAGTAAAATGCCTCAGTTTTGAAGATTCCGAATACCTGCAAAAAAGGCTTTTCGAACTTACTGAACTGGTAGTGCAAGAAAACATGGCTTGA
- the flgM gene encoding flagellar biosynthesis anti-sigma factor FlgM codes for MKITDINAKENVAQYVQNNQAAQETRQVEREKQPAAEQSQATDKVELSAASRDIQKVQEVLKNTPDVRAEKVQELKSKIESGQYRVDAREIANKMISNLIQDLA; via the coding sequence ATGAAGATAACAGACATTAACGCCAAAGAAAATGTAGCTCAATACGTACAAAATAACCAGGCTGCGCAGGAAACCAGGCAGGTTGAAAGAGAAAAGCAACCTGCCGCTGAACAGTCCCAGGCTACAGATAAAGTGGAACTCTCCGCGGCATCACGGGATATCCAAAAAGTACAAGAAGTGCTGAAAAATACCCCGGATGTTCGTGCCGAAAAGGTACAAGAGCTGAAATCAAAGATCGAAAGCGGCCAGTACAGGGTCGATGCCCGGGAAATTGCCAACAAGATGATCTCAAACCTGATCCAGGACCTTGCATAG
- the csrA gene encoding carbon storage regulator CsrA — translation MLVLTRKKGESIIIGDDIRVYVVDVKGKQVRLGIEAPPNAPVHREEVYRIIQLENQYAAREAPLDLTQASDVWKEEKEGGKNEN, via the coding sequence ATGCTGGTCTTAACGAGGAAAAAAGGCGAAAGCATTATTATTGGCGATGATATTCGTGTCTATGTAGTGGATGTAAAGGGGAAACAGGTCAGATTAGGAATAGAAGCCCCTCCCAATGCGCCGGTACACCGTGAGGAAGTCTATAGAATTATTCAACTTGAGAATCAGTATGCGGCGCGGGAAGCGCCACTTGATCTGACTCAGGCTTCAGATGTCTGGAAAGAAGAAAAAGAAGGCGGTAAGAATGAAAACTGA
- the flgA gene encoding flagellar basal body P-ring formation chaperone FlgA, protein MVMRKTTTIGIIGLSFLIVLGVLQAAPALSGEGGGACSPYTLTQENIESIYKDFVYAHMPWPREDVVISRVHAGEVIVLPGSQFTFEVTPPNGAYLGDTALRVVFRVNGREVRKVRIFGHIDIYREVVCMDHSMRRHEVIQEDDLCTARRDISRISNAAISDIREAVGKRLVSSVRAGEIIKRDMLELAPIIKKGDRIAIIADTETLLIRARGEAMEGGAEGEMIRVRNSKSKKEVYARVIDASTVQLEL, encoded by the coding sequence ATGGTTATGAGGAAAACAACAACAATCGGTATAATCGGCCTTTCCTTCCTTATCGTGCTGGGCGTGTTACAAGCCGCGCCCGCCCTATCCGGAGAAGGTGGGGGGGCGTGCTCTCCCTATACCCTTACGCAGGAAAACATTGAGTCCATTTACAAAGATTTTGTTTATGCGCACATGCCCTGGCCCAGGGAAGATGTGGTTATCTCGCGTGTGCATGCCGGTGAGGTAATAGTGCTGCCGGGCAGCCAGTTTACTTTTGAAGTGACACCGCCGAACGGCGCATACCTGGGGGATACGGCCTTGAGGGTGGTCTTCAGGGTTAACGGGCGGGAAGTGAGAAAGGTACGCATCTTTGGGCATATTGATATCTATAGGGAGGTGGTCTGTATGGATCATTCCATGCGAAGGCACGAGGTTATACAGGAAGACGATTTGTGTACGGCGCGCCGGGATATATCACGGATCAGTAATGCAGCCATAAGTGATATAAGAGAGGCGGTTGGCAAGAGACTGGTCAGCTCGGTGCGGGCCGGAGAAATTATTAAGCGGGACATGCTCGAACTCGCCCCCATCATAAAAAAAGGAGATCGGATTGCAATAATAGCGGACACGGAGACGCTGTTAATCAGGGCCCGGGGAGAGGCCATGGAAGGGGGGGCAGAGGGTGAGATGATCCGGGTGCGCAACAGCAAGAGTAAGAAGGAGGTCTATGCCCGGGTCATAGACGCATCTACCGTTCAGTTGGAACTTTAA
- the flgK gene encoding flagellar hook-associated protein FlgK — MSGVNAVLSIARTALLTQQLAIEVTSHNVANVNTPGYSRQQLVMEPNNSTTIGLGEIGTGVQGQAIIQYHDKFMTAKVNQQVSSMTGFEAKKSSMAVVETLFNETTDGGLSELLGQFWAAWHDLGNNPSGKAERATLVGRAELLVDHFQGLYSDLMRLSTDMDINLDAGIEEINSLTGQIADLNVQIIAADQGVGAANDLRDKRDYLVRQLAELMDINYFEIGSGAYTIMSNSGHILVETDKSWDLELNGGQVYWISSTGAEVEMRSGDVQGGKLGGWLAVKQEIIPDVLDKVTNLAESFIREVNSQHSQGMGLAPFATVTGAYAADSTEEIGTSDSELPFYDVVQDGSFNLWLYDSNGDVIGGAANNIAIDADVGGTTLNALAATIDAISGIDASVSGGKLTISVDTGEELTAVGFGFSDDTSSVLAALGINTFFDGYDAGSIALNSVLTDNTDNIAAGTIDSTTGDYSLGDNENALALADLQIQEVDIGGQSATLDDYYNALVGEIGITARGYNSGYDFSRNMVNQLGQLRDSVSGVSLDEEMTKLIQYQQAYSAAAKLIQASDEMMQTLLSAK, encoded by the coding sequence ATGAGCGGTGTAAATGCCGTACTAAGCATAGCCAGGACGGCCCTTCTTACCCAGCAGCTGGCCATTGAGGTGACCAGCCATAATGTGGCCAATGTAAATACGCCGGGATACTCCCGCCAGCAATTGGTTATGGAGCCGAATAACTCCACTACGATAGGGTTAGGAGAGATAGGAACAGGCGTTCAGGGCCAGGCTATAATCCAGTACCATGACAAGTTCATGACTGCGAAGGTGAATCAGCAGGTGTCCTCTATGACCGGTTTTGAGGCCAAGAAATCGAGCATGGCGGTTGTAGAAACGCTTTTTAATGAGACCACGGATGGAGGGCTTAGTGAACTTTTAGGACAATTCTGGGCAGCCTGGCACGACTTGGGCAATAACCCTTCCGGTAAGGCCGAAAGGGCTACGCTGGTTGGGCGGGCCGAATTACTGGTCGATCACTTTCAGGGTCTGTACAGCGACCTGATGCGCCTCAGCACGGATATGGATATTAATCTCGACGCGGGGATTGAAGAGATCAATTCCCTTACCGGACAGATCGCGGATCTCAATGTGCAGATTATAGCGGCCGACCAGGGTGTAGGTGCAGCCAATGATTTGCGGGATAAGCGTGACTATCTGGTGCGGCAACTGGCGGAGCTTATGGATATTAATTACTTTGAGATAGGCAGCGGCGCCTATACCATTATGTCCAATAGCGGGCATATCCTGGTGGAAACCGATAAGTCCTGGGACCTGGAACTGAATGGCGGCCAGGTTTACTGGATCAGCAGCACCGGGGCAGAGGTGGAGATGCGCAGCGGTGATGTGCAGGGAGGGAAATTAGGAGGCTGGTTGGCGGTCAAACAGGAGATTATCCCCGATGTATTGGACAAGGTGACTAACCTAGCCGAGTCTTTTATCAGAGAGGTGAACAGCCAACACAGTCAGGGTATGGGGCTGGCGCCATTTGCCACAGTGACCGGCGCTTATGCCGCTGATAGCACTGAGGAAATAGGAACCAGTGACTCCGAGTTGCCTTTCTACGACGTGGTGCAGGACGGCTCCTTCAATTTATGGTTGTATGACAGCAACGGCGACGTCATCGGGGGGGCAGCCAATAATATTGCGATAGATGCGGACGTGGGGGGTACCACATTGAATGCCCTTGCCGCTACAATCGACGCTATCTCCGGGATTGACGCCTCGGTTAGCGGCGGAAAACTGACCATAAGCGTTGATACCGGCGAAGAGCTCACGGCAGTTGGATTTGGCTTCTCAGATGACACCTCTTCCGTTCTGGCGGCCTTGGGCATTAATACTTTTTTTGACGGCTATGATGCCGGGTCAATAGCCCTTAACTCGGTTCTCACCGATAATACGGATAACATTGCGGCGGGGACTATAGATTCAACAACAGGTGACTATAGCCTTGGTGATAATGAAAATGCCCTGGCCCTGGCCGATTTGCAGATTCAGGAGGTGGACATCGGCGGGCAGTCAGCAACCCTTGACGACTATTATAATGCCCTGGTGGGAGAAATCGGCATTACAGCCCGCGGGTATAACAGCGGCTATGATTTTAGCCGGAACATGGTTAATCAGTTGGGTCAGCTGCGTGATTCCGTCTCCGGCGTCTCTCTGGATGAGGAAATGACCAAATTAATCCAGTACCAACAGGCATACTCGGCTGCGGCCAAGTTAATCCAGGCCTCGGATGAGATGATGCAAACCCTTCTTTCTGCAAAATAG
- a CDS encoding flagellar basal body L-ring protein FlgH, giving the protein MTTIILSLVLAGCAGMMPEDKTLMSSIAPDMPSPEPHRLEGAIYAQNMPVKIFSDCRARSIGDIVTVNIVETSNASKKAATKTGRSTSVKGGISALLGFEGAVEDRNSRFSADSMIEGGIASDFDGSGSTSRNSTVTASISCRVANVLPNGNLAIRGSREIRVNNETQYMILTGVIRPEDIAADNSIISSYVADARITYTGRGVLSEKQSPGWLARILDYIWPL; this is encoded by the coding sequence ATGACTACTATTATTCTCAGTCTGGTTCTGGCGGGCTGTGCAGGCATGATGCCTGAAGATAAAACGCTCATGTCCTCTATTGCGCCCGATATGCCTTCTCCGGAGCCGCATAGGCTGGAAGGGGCTATCTATGCCCAAAATATGCCGGTAAAGATTTTTAGTGACTGCCGGGCCCGAAGCATAGGGGATATTGTCACGGTCAATATCGTGGAGACCTCCAATGCCTCCAAGAAGGCCGCTACTAAAACCGGCCGAAGCACCAGCGTAAAGGGCGGCATATCGGCTCTGCTTGGTTTTGAGGGTGCCGTAGAGGACAGGAACAGCAGATTTAGTGCCGACAGCATGATCGAAGGCGGTATCGCCAGTGATTTCGATGGGTCAGGATCAACCAGCCGGAATTCGACGGTAACGGCCTCTATCTCCTGCCGGGTGGCCAATGTCTTACCCAATGGGAATCTGGCCATTCGCGGGTCCAGGGAGATTCGGGTGAATAACGAGACACAATACATGATATTGACCGGAGTTATTCGTCCCGAGGATATTGCCGCGGATAATTCCATTATATCGTCTTATGTTGCCGATGCCCGCATTACGTACACGGGCCGGGGTGTCCTGAGTGAAAAGCAGAGCCCGGGCTGGCTGGCGCGCATACTGGATTATATATGGCCGCTGTAG
- a CDS encoding PaaI family thioesterase — protein MKELRDDRYCFACGPENPIGLKIVVDYTGGGAASTLTLQRVHEGWANVIHGGIISTILDEIMAHAVYYYIGPGVTTSLKVDFKSPLAPGETIIARGWIKEKRSRAAIASAEITTEKDRRLIASGESYFILLSRKNKEKGYA, from the coding sequence GTGAAAGAGCTACGCGATGACCGATACTGTTTTGCCTGTGGACCGGAAAATCCTATTGGCCTTAAGATAGTCGTTGACTACACGGGAGGCGGAGCGGCAAGCACACTCACCTTGCAAAGAGTGCATGAAGGCTGGGCGAATGTTATACATGGGGGGATAATCTCAACCATCCTTGACGAAATTATGGCCCACGCCGTATACTACTATATCGGGCCCGGAGTAACCACAAGCCTTAAGGTGGACTTCAAATCTCCCCTCGCCCCGGGTGAAACCATTATAGCCAGAGGTTGGATAAAGGAAAAAAGGAGCCGGGCGGCTATAGCGTCGGCGGAGATAACTACTGAAAAAGACCGGCGCCTCATAGCCAGCGGCGAGAGTTATTTTATCCTGCTTTCGCGCAAAAATAAGGAGAAGGGTTATGCTTGA
- a CDS encoding ABC transporter ATP-binding protein, translating into MLELKDLWVEVEGRPILKGVNLKIEQGETHILFGKNGSGKTTLLLTLMGFSRYKIINGAIIFKGQDVTAFSPHERASLGIGISFQRPPTLHGVRLRDMLTICGNGSGRGEVLATQYNFADFLDREVNLGFSGGEIKKSELLQLLTQDPDLVLLDEPESGVDVENLNVIGQMIKELLQKKLKRHRQKSGLIISHTGFILNYLEADKGHILLDGKIHCQGNPREMFEEIQKCGYEECARCRR; encoded by the coding sequence ATGCTTGAATTAAAGGATTTATGGGTTGAGGTCGAAGGCCGGCCAATCCTTAAGGGTGTAAACCTCAAAATTGAGCAGGGAGAAACCCACATCTTATTCGGTAAGAATGGTTCCGGTAAGACGACGCTCCTTTTGACTCTTATGGGTTTTTCCCGCTACAAGATTATAAACGGCGCTATAATTTTCAAGGGGCAGGACGTCACCGCCTTTTCCCCCCATGAACGGGCCAGTCTGGGCATAGGCATCTCTTTCCAGAGGCCGCCTACCTTACATGGGGTGCGTCTGCGGGATATGTTGACTATTTGTGGCAACGGCAGCGGCCGGGGCGAGGTATTGGCTACACAATACAATTTTGCCGATTTCCTGGACCGCGAGGTGAACCTGGGTTTTTCCGGCGGAGAGATCAAAAAGAGCGAGCTGCTGCAACTCCTGACGCAGGATCCGGATCTCGTCCTCTTAGACGAGCCGGAGTCCGGTGTGGATGTCGAAAACTTAAATGTCATCGGCCAGATGATCAAGGAACTCCTACAGAAAAAGCTCAAGCGACACCGGCAGAAATCCGGCCTTATTATCTCTCATACTGGTTTTATTCTGAATTACCTGGAGGCAGACAAGGGGCATATACTCCTTGACGGCAAGATTCATTGTCAGGGCAACCCCAGGGAGATGTTTGAAGAAATACAAAAATGTGGTTATGAGGAATGCGCAAGATGCAGAAGATAG
- a CDS encoding flagellar protein FlgN, producing the protein MATKRNDRNLLLPKGIFELLEKEVGFYQELLRLLDKEHECLHSLSVEELCAVSKAKETEILKIKVVEENLKDITAGLFKNHGYVSEDTTITALMEVADKKQAGILKNYLAILTALKGDIRERNGNNKRFIEETLEVIEDSLSILVPPRNAPFYTPQGKNARCSCNANVLSREV; encoded by the coding sequence ATGGCGACCAAAAGGAATGATCGTAACTTGCTTCTTCCCAAAGGAATATTTGAACTCCTGGAAAAAGAGGTGGGTTTTTACCAGGAACTTTTGAGGCTGCTGGACAAAGAGCATGAGTGCCTGCATAGCCTATCTGTAGAAGAACTCTGCGCGGTAAGCAAGGCCAAGGAAACAGAGATATTGAAGATAAAGGTAGTAGAGGAGAACCTGAAAGATATTACGGCCGGGCTTTTCAAAAATCACGGTTATGTGTCGGAAGACACCACAATAACCGCACTGATGGAGGTCGCCGATAAAAAGCAGGCCGGGATACTTAAGAATTATCTGGCCATTCTTACTGCCTTGAAGGGAGACATACGGGAGCGGAACGGCAACAACAAACGATTCATCGAGGAAACCCTGGAGGTTATAGAAGATTCCCTGTCCATTCTGGTGCCGCCCCGCAACGCTCCTTTTTATACTCCGCAGGGGAAGAACGCGCGTTGTTCGTGTAATGCCAATGTGTTAAGCAGAGAGGTGTAA
- a CDS encoding rod-binding protein, producing the protein MADNISIPAESSKIKVIGQSADKRTRDDRLKAACAEFESLFIHQLLKMMRDAVPKTALFHGGLSEDIYTSMFDQEVARKMAEDRGIGLGKQLYEQVSEAVAKTRRNEIPGSIGRGGLKDKETSGVNKDGDQKE; encoded by the coding sequence ATGGCAGATAATATCTCCATACCTGCTGAAAGCAGCAAAATCAAGGTCATAGGGCAATCGGCCGATAAGCGTACTAGGGATGACAGGTTAAAGGCGGCGTGTGCTGAGTTCGAGTCGCTTTTTATCCATCAGTTGTTAAAGATGATGCGTGATGCCGTTCCTAAAACAGCCCTTTTTCATGGGGGGTTAAGCGAGGATATTTATACCTCCATGTTTGACCAGGAAGTGGCCAGGAAAATGGCTGAGGATAGGGGGATTGGCCTGGGGAAACAGCTTTATGAACAGGTTTCAGAGGCGGTAGCAAAGACCAGGAGAAACGAAATCCCCGGTTCAATCGGACGTGGGGGCCTGAAAGACAAAGAAACGAGTGGGGTAAACAAAGATGGCGACCAAAAGGAATGA
- a CDS encoding flagellar basal body P-ring protein FlgI, translating into MNHLQRILLAALITLLSFIYLAGSAQAARIKDIAFFKGVRTNQLVGYGLVVGLNGSGDSDQTKFTVQSIVNMLERMGVHVSAKEVKVKNVATAMITAQLPPFAKAGSKLDILVSSMGDAKSLQGGTLLLTPLKGVDGHIYALAQGPVSVGGFAVGGAAGGGVQKNHPTAGMIAAGATVEREIPYALGSQKEIMIGLYRPDFTTVTRMSAAINKEVGMAVAEPIDADAVKVTVPESLSEDVVRLMARLEMVEVRPDIAAKVVLNEKTGTVVMGENVRVSRVAIAHGNLSIQIKERKIVSQPLPLAKGETVVTPESEVAVKEEAEKLLLLEEGASIGEVIKALNAIGVTPRDLIVILQSLRAAGALQADLEII; encoded by the coding sequence ATGAACCACCTGCAACGGATCCTTCTAGCCGCCCTTATAACGCTACTCTCATTTATATATCTTGCCGGTTCGGCTCAAGCCGCCCGGATCAAGGACATTGCCTTTTTCAAGGGGGTGCGCACCAATCAGTTGGTTGGTTATGGACTGGTAGTCGGCCTGAACGGCAGCGGTGACAGCGACCAGACCAAGTTCACGGTGCAGTCTATAGTGAATATGCTGGAACGTATGGGCGTACATGTCTCAGCCAAAGAGGTAAAGGTCAAAAATGTGGCCACGGCGATGATTACTGCCCAGTTGCCGCCGTTTGCCAAGGCGGGAAGCAAACTGGATATCCTGGTATCCTCAATGGGCGACGCCAAAAGTCTCCAGGGAGGCACCTTGCTCCTGACGCCCCTTAAGGGGGTCGATGGTCATATTTATGCCCTGGCCCAGGGACCCGTATCTGTGGGCGGATTTGCCGTAGGCGGCGCGGCCGGGGGCGGTGTCCAGAAGAATCATCCTACCGCAGGGATGATAGCAGCCGGGGCAACCGTAGAAAGAGAAATTCCATACGCCCTTGGCTCCCAGAAAGAGATAATGATCGGCCTCTACCGCCCGGATTTTACCACTGTAACCAGAATGAGCGCAGCAATTAACAAAGAGGTGGGGATGGCTGTTGCTGAACCAATAGATGCGGATGCGGTGAAGGTTACGGTGCCTGAATCTTTATCCGAAGACGTAGTCAGGCTTATGGCCCGACTGGAGATGGTTGAGGTCAGACCGGATATTGCCGCCAAGGTGGTCTTAAATGAAAAGACCGGTACGGTAGTTATGGGTGAGAACGTGCGGGTGTCCCGGGTAGCCATAGCCCATGGGAATCTTAGTATCCAGATCAAGGAAAGGAAGATAGTCTCCCAGCCCCTTCCCCTGGCCAAAGGGGAGACGGTAGTCACTCCGGAGTCGGAGGTCGCCGTAAAGGAAGAGGCCGAGAAATTGCTCCTCCTTGAGGAGGGGGCGAGCATTGGTGAGGTAATCAAGGCCCTTAATGCTATCGGAGTCACGCCGCGTGATTTGATCGTTATCCTGCAGTCCTTGCGGGCGGCCGGGGCATTACAGGCGGACTTAGAGATTATTTAG
- the flgG gene encoding flagellar basal-body rod protein FlgG gives MLRGMWTAASGMASQQLQLDVIANNLANVNTTGFKKSRADFQDLLYQTLRMAGATTATGGTVPTGIQIGMGCRPVAVQKLFTQGDYNQTKNELDWAIEGKGFFKILSNEEELYTRAGAFKLDRDGYVVTSDGDRLQPEFAVPTGTVNISIDSGGRLVAAGADGTELGSVQVVLYSFPNPAGLYSVGRNLLRPTEASGEAIQGNPGIEGFGTVAQGFLEVSNVDVVEEMVSMIITQRAYEVNSKAIQTADQMLELANNLKR, from the coding sequence ATGCTACGAGGCATGTGGACAGCGGCTTCCGGTATGGCATCACAGCAGCTTCAGCTGGATGTCATTGCCAATAACCTGGCGAATGTCAACACTACCGGGTTTAAGAAGAGCAGGGCGGATTTTCAGGATCTGCTTTATCAGACCCTGCGCATGGCCGGAGCGACAACCGCTACCGGAGGAACAGTTCCCACCGGTATTCAGATCGGCATGGGCTGCCGGCCGGTAGCGGTGCAAAAACTGTTTACGCAGGGTGACTATAACCAGACCAAGAACGAATTGGATTGGGCCATAGAAGGTAAGGGGTTCTTTAAGATCCTCAGCAATGAGGAGGAACTTTATACCAGGGCCGGCGCCTTTAAACTGGACAGGGACGGCTACGTTGTAACCTCAGACGGTGACCGCCTGCAGCCGGAATTTGCCGTGCCCACCGGGACGGTAAACATCTCCATCGATTCCGGCGGGCGACTGGTAGCCGCGGGTGCGGATGGCACAGAACTGGGCTCAGTGCAGGTTGTTTTGTACAGCTTCCCTAATCCGGCCGGCCTGTACAGCGTGGGGCGAAATCTTTTGCGGCCGACCGAGGCCTCAGGCGAGGCCATTCAGGGAAACCCTGGGATAGAAGGGTTCGGGACCGTAGCCCAGGGATTTCTGGAGGTATCCAACGTGGATGTCGTGGAAGAGATGGTCAGCATGATCATCACCCAGCGGGCCTACGAGGTCAATTCCAAGGCTATTCAGACCGCAGATCAGATGCTTGAACTGGCGAATAATCTCAAGCGATAG
- a CDS encoding flagellar assembly protein FliW, with product MKTETNLKLKSVDEEQKIKLKTTRFGELEVPGGNVIHMPGGVLGFPGCKDYILIPHKENSPFLWYQSLDDPALAFVVINPLILKPDYDVPISPALMEGLGAEKVEELELLAIVTIPKDRPQEMTVNLLGPIVINSARRLAKQIVLDPERYSTKTPILPQKK from the coding sequence ATGAAAACTGAGACTAACTTGAAATTAAAATCGGTTGACGAAGAGCAAAAGATAAAACTTAAGACCACAAGATTCGGTGAACTTGAAGTACCCGGGGGAAATGTCATACATATGCCCGGCGGAGTCCTGGGTTTTCCAGGCTGTAAGGATTACATCCTGATACCACACAAGGAGAATTCACCTTTCTTATGGTATCAGTCGTTAGACGACCCTGCCCTGGCCTTTGTAGTTATTAACCCCCTTATATTAAAGCCGGATTATGATGTCCCGATAAGCCCCGCACTTATGGAGGGCCTCGGTGCGGAAAAAGTCGAAGAACTGGAATTGCTGGCTATCGTGACCATACCTAAAGACCGGCCTCAAGAAATGACCGTCAATCTGCTGGGGCCGATCGTTATCAATTCTGCCAGGAGACTGGCCAAACAGATTGTATTGGACCCGGAACGTTACAGCACCAAGACTCCGATCCTGCCGCAGAAGAAATAA